Part of the Oerskovia paurometabola genome is shown below.
TCACCGATCACGGGGAAACGGGAGTGCCCCGAGGTACGGGCGAGCGCCACGACGTCCTCCGCCGTGTCGTCGCGACGCAGGACCACCATGCGCATGCGGTCCGTCATGACGTCGACCGCGCTGAGCTCGTCGAGCTCGATCGAGTTGGTCAGGAGCGTGGCCACCGAGGTGTTCAGGGTGCCCTCCTGGGCCGACCGCTTGACGAGGGCCGCGAGCTCGGACGCGGAGCGCGCGCCCGACAGCTCCTCGCGCGGCTCGACGCCCATGCGGCGCAGGATCGCGTTCGCCGAACCGTTGAGCACCGAGATGACCGGGCGGAAGAGCTTGGTGAACTGCCGCTGGACCGGGACGACCTGGCGGGCCGTCGCGTACGGGGTCGACAGCGCGAAGTTCTTGGGGATGAGCTCGCCGAAGAGCATCGAGAAGAGGTTCACGACGACGAGCGCCAGGACCACCGCCAGGACCGTGGCCGCGCTCGCGCCGAGGGCCGTGCTCCCGAGGGCGTCGCCGATGAGGTTCTGGAGGGCCGGCTGGGCCGTGTAGCCGAGCAGGATGGTCGTGATGGTGATGCCGACCTGCGCCGAGGAGAGCTCGGTCGACAGGTGCTTGAGACCGGCCCGGACGCTGCGGTCGCGGCGGCTGCTGCGCGCCTGCGTCCCGGGGACGTCCGCCTCGCGCACGCCGTCCGGCGCTGCACCTCGCGCCGTGCCATGCCCGGCGACGTCGGCGTCGTCGTCCTCATCGCTCCCCGGCCTGGCCAGGACGGCGGGGTCGAGGGTCACGAGGGAGAACTCGCTCGCCACGAAGACTGCGGTACCTGCGGTCAGGAGCACCCCCAGCGCGACCATCAACCAGTCGCCTACCACGGGGTGCTCCACGGATATCGGGGTGCGCTCTTCATCGTGGAGACGATGTTATCGGGCCAAGGCGCGGCGTCCATCCGGAGCGGGGACGCGGCTCCCGGCTCCTGGCCAGCACCGGACGAGCACCTGACCAGCACCGAACGCCCACCGGAACACCACGGACACCGGCCGATCTTCCGTCCGTCGTGCGACCATCGTCGCCCCCTTTGTGCCACGCTGGTGCCATGACAGCCAGCGCATTCCCCACCGGCACCGGCGCGACGAGCGCTGGTGGTCCCGCAGGCACACCCGCGCAGTCCGCGAACATCCTCGTCGTCGAGGACGAGCCGGCGATCGCCACGGCCATCGCCCAGCGCCTGAGCGCCGAGGGCTGGCGCGTCGAGGTCGCACGCGACGGGCTCTCGGGCGTCGAGGCCGCGACCCGCCTGCGACCCGACGTGATCGTGCTCGACGTGATGCTGCCGGGCATCGACGGCCTCGAGGTCACGCGCCGCATCCAGGCCGAGCAGCCCGTCCCCATCCTCATGCTGACGGCGCGCGACGACGAGACGGACATGCTCATCGGGCTCGGGGTCGGCGCCGACGACTACATGACCAAGCCGTTCTCGATGCGCGAGCTGGTCGCCCGGGTCAAGGCGCTCCTGCGGCGCGTCGACCGCGCGGCCCAGGCGGCGACGTCGACCCCCACGGACCCGCCCATGGTCGTGGGCGACGTCGTGATCGACCGCGCCCAGCGGCGCGTGCACCGCGCGGGCGAGGAGGTCCACCTGACCCCCACCGAGTTCGAGCTGCTCGTCATGCTGGCCAGCTCGCCCAAGACCGTCCTCACGCGCGAGCGTCTCCTCGCCGAGGTCTGGGACTGGGCCGACGCGAGCGGGACCCGCACGGTCGACTCCCACATCAAGGCGCTGCGCCGCAAGCTCGGACCGGACCTGATCCGCACGGTCCACGGGGTCGGGTACGCGTTCGAGCCCCCGGTCGCGTGACCTCCGGCCCCCGGACCATCCGCCCCCACCTCCCGGACGTCCGGCCCCTCGACTCGTTCCGGTCGCTCAAGATCAAGCTCGGCGTGCTGGTCTTCGCGACCGTCACGCTCGCGGTCCTCATCACGTGGCTCGGGCAGCAGAACAAGCTCGGCCCGACCCGCACGTTCCCCCTCGCGATCGTGCTCTCGCTCCTGCTCACGCAGATCCTGGCGCGCGGCATGACCTCGCCCCTGCGCGAGATGACGGCGGCCGCGCAGTCCATGGCCGACGGCGACTACACCCGCCGCGTGCGCGCGACGAGCCGCGACGAGGTCGGCCAGCTCGCGGTCGCGTTCAACATCATGGCCGAGGACCTGGCGTCCTCGGACCAGATGCGGCGAGAGCTCATCGCGAACGTGTCGCACGAGCTGCGCACCCCCATCGCGGCGCTCCAGGCCCAGCTCGAGAACGTCGTCGACGGCGTGAGCGAGGCGAACCCGGCGACCATGGAGATGGCGCTCGCCCAGACCGAGCGCCTGACCCGCCTCGTGACGTACCTCCTGGACCTGTCCCGGATCGAGGCGGGTGCCGCGGCCCTCAACTTCCAGGACATCCCGCTCGGTGACTTCCTGGAGGAGAACGCCGACGCCGTCTCGATGGTCGAGGCCGGCAAGCAGCTCCAGTACGTGGTCGACGTGACCCCCGAGGACCTGACGCTGCCCGCGGACCCCGAGCGGTTGCGCCAGATCATCACCAACCTGCTCCAGAACGCGATCCGGCACTCGCCCCAGAACGGCGAGATCCGCCTCGAGGCCTACCCCGTGGACGACGACGTGGTGATCGAGGTCATCGACCAGGGACCGGGCATCGCGAAGAAGGACCGCGAGCGGATCTTCGAGCGCTTCGCGCGGGGCAACGCCCCCTCGCAGGGCCACTCGTCGACCGGGGGGACCGGGATCGGGCTCGCGATCGTCCGCTGGGCGGTCGACCTGCACGGCGGCCGCATCGAGGTCGCGGACTCCCTGCAGGGCGCGACCATGCGACTGACCTTCCCGGCCCGTCCTCAGCCCCACACGACGGGGCTGCCGGACGACCTTCCGGAGATCCTGGGACATCCCGGGACACCTCGGCCGACCGGCCAGGAAGGGCGCTCTGCGGACGACTCAGAGTGAGATCTTCGTCACACTCGGTGGCGCCCATACCCGGGGATGGTCTAAACGACCTGACCTTTGGTCAGCGAACAGGTCGCTGTTGCCCCCCTGTTTGCCTCTGGCAGACGTCCCGTGAAGAACCGGCCGACACCCTGCACATTTCCGCCGACCAGGGCCTCGGCGAGCGGGTGGGAGGGCCTAGGCTTGACGGGTCCGGTTCCGGACTAGGTACCCGATATCCAGTGACGATCAGTGGTGAAAGTGGGCGATCCTCGCGTGTCCCCGAAGGCTGAGTCAGAGTCGATCAGCGCAGCAAGTTCTGTGTTCGGCGCCAACGAATGGCTCGTCGACGAGCTCTACGAGCAATACCTCAAGGACAAGAACGCGGTCGACCCCGCGTGGTGGGAGTTCTTCGCGGACTACCGTCCCGGGGACAAGGCGAGCGAGGTGAACGGGAGCAGCACGCCTGCCGCCCCCGCCGCCCCCGTCGCCGGGACCACGACGCAGCCCGTCGCGACCCCGGCCCCCGCGGTCCAGATCCCGGCGAACGCACCGGCAACGCCGCCGGCCCGTACGGCCGCCGTCCCCGCGACCGACGGCTCGGCCGCCGGCGAGTCGGCGCAGCGCCCCAAGTCCCCCGTGGTCCCCGCCGACCCGACCGTCAACGCCGCGATCGCGGCCGTGAAGGCCAACCGCCCGGTCGCGACCGCACAGCCGGCGACGGCCCCGTACGCCGCGGTCGCCGCAGCGAAGTCGAAGTCCGACACGCCCGACGCCGCGGACGACGTCCAGAAGCTGCGCGGCCCCGCCGCGCGCGTCGTCGTGAACATGGAGGCGAGCCTCGAGGTCCCCACGGCGACCTCCGTGCGCGCCGTGCCGGCCAAGCTCATGGTCGACAACCGCATCGTGATCAACAACCACCTCGCCCGTGGGCGCGGCGGCAAGATCTCGTTCACGCACCTCATCGGGTACGCGCTCGTCGAGGCCCTCGGCGAGATGCCGGCCATGAACGCGAGCTACACGCAGCTCGACGGCAAGCCTGCGGTGAACAACCCGGCGCACGTCAACTTCGGTCTCGCGATCGACCTCGCCAAGCCGGACGGCACCCGCCAGCTCCTCGTGCCGAGCGTCAAGAAGGCCGAGCAGATGGACTTCGCCCAGTTCTGGGCGGCCTACGAGGACCTGGTCCGCCGGGCTCGTGGCAACAAGCTCACGGTCGACGACTTCGCCGGCACCACGATCTCGCTCACCAACCCCGGTGGCATCGGCACCGTGCACTCGGTCCCGCGCCTCATGCAGGGCCAGGGCACGATCATCGGCGTCGGCGCCATGGACTACCCCGCGGAGTTCGCGGGCGCCTCGGTCGAGCAGCTCGCGCGCCTCGGCGTCTCGAAGGTCCTGACGATCACGTCGACCTACGACCACCGCATCATCCAGGGCGCCCAGTCCGGCGAGTTCCTGCGCATCCTCGGCACCAAGCTGATCGGTGAGGACGGGTTCTACGACCGCGTCTTCGCTGCGCTGCGCATCCCCTACGAGCCGGTCCGCTGGACCCGCGACAACACGACGGACGCCGAGATCGAGGCCGCCAAGCCCGCCAAGATCGCCGAGCTCATCCACTCGTTCCGCTCGCGCGGCCACCTCATGGCGGACACCGACCCGCTCGCCTACCGCCAGCGCAAGCACCCGGACCTCGACGTCCAGACCCACGACCTCACGCTGTGGGACCTGGACCGCACCTTCCCCACGGGCGGGTTCGGCGGCAAGACCAAGTCGACGCTGCGCGACATCCTCGGCCTGCTGCGCGACTCGTACTGCCGCTCGATCGGCATCGAGTACATGCACCTCGCGGACCGCGCCCAGCGCCGCTGGCTCCAGGAACGCCTCGAGTCCGGGTACGCCCGCACCCCGCGCGAGGACCAGCTGCGGATCCTGCGCCGCCTGAACTCCGCAGAGGCCTTCGAGACCTTCCTGCAGACCAAGTTCGTCGGCCAGAAGCGCTTCTCGCTCGAGGGTGGCGAGTCCGTCATCCCGCTGCTCGACGCGGTGCTGTCCAAGGCGGCCGACGGCGGCCTCGACGAGGTCTGCATCGGCATGGCGCACCGTGGCCGCCTCAACGTCCTCGCGAACATCGCGGGCAAGAGCTACGCGCAGATCTTCGCGGAGTTCGAGGGCAACCAGGACCCCAAGAGCGTCCAGGGCTCGGGCGACGTCAAGTACCACCTCGGCACCGAGGGCACGTTCTCGGCCGAGTCGGGTGCGCAGACGCGCGTCTACCTCGCGGCCAACCCCTCGCACCTCGAGGCGGTCGACCCGGTGCTCGAGGGCATCGTGCGCGCCAAGCAGGACCGCATCGACCTGGGCGGCGACGGGTTCTCCGTCCTGCCGATCCTCATCCACGGCGACGCGGCCTTCGCGGGCCAGGGCGTGGTCCCCGAGGTCCTGAACCTCGCGCAGCTGCGCGGGTACCGCACGGGCGGAACGATCCACGTCATCATCAACAACCAGGTCGGCTTCACCACGGGCCCGTCCTCGTCGCGCTCGACGCTCTACTCGACCGACGTCGCCAAGGGCTACCAGGTCCCGATCTTCCACGTGAACGGTGACGACCCGGAGGCGTGCGTGCGCGTCGCCGAGCTCGCCTTCGCGTTCCGCGAGCAGTTCGACCGCGACGTGATCATCGACATGATCTGCTACCGCCGCCGCGGGCACAACGAGGGCGACGACCCCTCGATGACGCAGCCGCTCATGTACAACCTGATCGAGGCCAAGCGCTCGGTGCGCAAGCTCTACACCGAGAACCTCGTCGCACGCGGCGACATCACGCTCGAGGAGGCCGAGCACGTCCTGCAGGACTACCAGGCCCAGCTCGAGCGCGTCTTCACCGAGACCAAGGAGGGCGGCTTCACCCCGTCGCCCGCGACCGAGCCCGTCGCGGGCCTGGAGCGTCCTGAGTCCCAGCGTGAGGACGCCGGCACGATGGTCGGGTGGAAGACCGCGATCGACCAGTCGATCATCGAGCGCGTGGGTCAGGTGCACGTCTCGCCGCCCGAGGGCTTCACGGTCCACCCCAAGCTGGCTCAGCTCCTCGAGAAGCGCAACCAGATGTCCGCCAACGGCGGCATCGACTGGGGCTACGGCGAGCTGCTCGCCTTCGGCTCGCTGCTCGTGGAGGGCACGCCCGTGCGCCTCGCCGGGCAGGACTCGCGTCGCGGCACGTTCGTGCAGCGCCACGCCGTCCTGCACGACCGCGAGACGGGTGCCGAGTGGACCCCGCTGCTGTACCTGTCGGCGGACCAGGCGAAGTTCTGGGTCTACGACTCCTCGCTGAGCGAGTACGCGGCCCTCGGCTTCGAGTACGGCTACTCGGTCGAGCGTCCTGACGCCCTGGTGCTGTGGGAGGCGCAGTTCGGCGACTTCGTCAACGGCGCACAGACCGTCATCGACGAGTTCATCTCCTCGGCCGAGCAGAAGTGGGGCCAGAACTCCTCGGTCGTCATGCTGCTGCCGCACGGCTACGAGGGGCAGGGGCCGGACCACTCGTCGGCGCGTATCGAGCGCTTCCTGCAGATGTGCGCCGAGAACAACCTCACGGTCGCGCAGCCCTCCACGCCGGCGTCGTACTTCCACCTGCTGCGTCAGCAGGCGTACGCCCGCCCGCGTCGTCCGCTCGTGGTGTTCACGCCCAAGCAGCTGCTGCGTCTCAAGGCGGCCGCGTCCGGGGTCGAGGACTTCACGACCGGCACGTTCCAGCCGGTGCTCGGGGACCCGACGGCGAACCCCGCGTCCGTGGACCGCGTCCTGCTCTGCACGGGCCGCGTCTACTACGACCTGGTCGCCGAGCGCGCCAAGCGTGGGGACGACAAGACGGCCATCGTCCGCCTCGAGCAGCTCTACCCGCTCGACGTGGACGGCATCCGCCGGGAGCTCGCCAAGTACGCGGGCGCCGAGGTCGTGTGGGTCCAGGACGAGCCGGAGAACCAGGGTGCGTGGTCGTTCGTCCACGTGAACCTGCCCGAGGACCTGCCTCGCGTCCGGGTCGTCTCACGCCCCGCGTCGGCCTCGACCGCTGCCGGTACGGCCAAGAAGCACCAGGCACAGCAGGCCGTCCTCCTCGAGCAGGCGTTCGCCCGCTGAGCAGGACCCGCACGCTGAGCCCCTGAGGGCTACGACGAAGGCCGCCTCCCTAGACGGGAGGCGGCCTTCGTCGTGCGCGCGGGAGGTCTACCAGCGGCCGTGGACCTGCTCGCGCAGGTAGCGGTCGTAGATCTCCCGGACGCCCGACGCGAAGAGGGGGCCGAGCACCTCCGCGGAGCCGGCCTCGGCGTTGGCGCGGGCCTGGTCGACGTTGCGGGCCCCCGGGATCACGGTCGAGACACCGGGCTGCTGCCAGATCCAGGCGATCGCGGCCTGGGCCGGGGTCACGTCGGGTCCGAGCACGTCGTGCACGAGCGCGGTGAACTCCCCCGCCGCGGTGAGGCCGGTCGCGAAGTCGACCCCGGAGAAGGTCTCGCCGACGTCGAACGCGGAGCCGTCGCGGTTGAAGCTCCGGTGGTCGTTCTCGGCGAACGTCGTCTCGCGCGTGTACTTCCCGGACAGCAGGCCCGACGCCAGCGGGACGCGGGCGATGATCCCCACCCCTGCCTCGGAGGCCGCGGGGAGCACCTCGTCGAGGGGCTTGAGCCGGAACGCGTTGAGGATGATCTGGACCGTCGCGACGCCGGGGCGCGCGATGGCCGCGAGCGCCTCGTCGACGGTCTCGACGCTCACGCCGTAGGCCGCGACGGCCCCCTCGGCCACGAGCGTGTCGAGCGCGTCGTACACCTCGTCGTCGTCGACGACCGACGACGGCGGGCAGTGGAGCTGGACGAGGTCGAGCCGGTCGGTGCGGAGGTTGCGGCGCGAACGGTCCGTCCACTCGCGGAAGTTCGCGAGCGTGTAGCTCGCGGGCTCCTGCGGGGCTCGTCGGCCCATCTTGGTCGCGACCGTGATGCCTGCGCCGGGGTTGTCCGCGAGGTAGGACCCGATGATCTCCTCGCTGCGGCCGTCGCCGTAGACGTCGGCGGTGTCGAAGAACGTCACGCCCGACTCGGCCGAGGCGTCGAGCACGGCGCGGGCGTCGGCCTCGCTGACCTCACCCCAGTCCGCCCCGAGCTGCCAGGTGCCGAGCCCGACGACCGAGACCAGTCGTCCGGTGCGTCCGAGCACTCGTCGTTCCATGTGTTCCTCCTCGTCCTGCGGGTGGTGCTCCCGCTCCCGGAAGGACCGGGTACGGTGCGTCGCTGGGCCGTGCCCCCGAGAGGGTGGCGCAACCGGGTTCTACTGTCCCTGCTCGACGGGCGTTCCGCACCCAGTAACGTGTGTGATCGTGAACATCCACCCGCCCTCCGGTTCCCAGATCCACATCGAGCACGGTGACCACCGTGCCACGCTCACGGAGGTCGGTGCGACCGTCCGGACGTACTCGGTCGCCGGGCGGGACGTCTTCACCCCTTTCGGCGAGGACGAGATCGCCCCCGCGTCGCACGGGGCCGTGCTGCTGCCCTGGCCCAACCGCCTGCGCGACGGGCAGTACACGTTCGACGGGATCGAGCACCAGCTCCCGGTCACCGAGGTGCCGCGGAGCACTGCCATCCACGGCCTGGTGTGCTGGGAGCGCTGGGACGTCGTCGAGCAGTCCCCCTCGGCCGTGACCTTCGAGCTGCACCTCGTCCCCACGCCCGGCTACCCGTTCGCCCTCGTGGCCCGCGTCACGTACGCGCTGAGCGACGCGGGGCTGCGCGTCACGGCCCGCACGACGAACGTGGGCACGACCGACGCACCCTACGGCGTCGGGTTCCACCCGTGGCTGTCCCCGGGCGACGCATCGGTCGACGAGTGCACGCTGCGCCTCGACGCGCGCACGCGCGTCACCACGGACGAACGGCTGCTGCCGACGGGCACCGAGCCCGCGGCGGGCGACTACGACCTGCGTGAGCCCCGCCTGCTCGCGGGCATCGACCTCGACGACGCGTACGTCGACGTCCTGCGGGACGAGGACGACCTGTCCTGGATGCGCCTGGCCGCTCCCGACGGCCGCACGGCAGCGGTGTGGATGGACCCCTCGATGGGCACGTGGCAGGTGTGCACCGGCGACCACGTCTCGGCGGCCGGGTACCGGCGCACGGGGGTCGCGGCCGAGCCCATGAGCTGCGTCGCGGACGCGTTCCGGACGGGCGAGCGCCTCGTCCGGCTCGCCCCCGGGGCCTCGCACGAGGCCGTGTGGGGTGCGACGCTCCTCTGACGCGATGCCGCCCGACCGGCCGGACATCCCGCACGGGAGCCCGGTCGTGACAGACAATGGTGCGCGAGCGAACGAGGAGCACATCACCGTGGGAGAACCTGAAGTACGGATCTGCGTGGTCGGCGACGAGCTGAGCGCGGGCGTCGGCGACGCCAAGGGCCTCGGCTGGGCCGGGCGCGTGGTCGCGCGCACCCGTTTCCCGGGGACGGCGATGATCTTTCCTCTCGCGATCCCGGGCGAGACGACGACGGCGATGAGCCAGCGCTGGGACGCCGAGACGACCAGGCGTTTCGACCACGACCCCGAGGCCGACAACCGGCTCGTCCTCGCCCTGGGCCGTCACGACCTCGACGCGGGCCTGTCGGTCGCGCGGTCGCGCCTGAACCTGGCGAACGTCCTGGACGTGGCCGAGCACCGTCGTCTGCCGACGTTCGTCGTCGGCCCGCCGCCGGGCCGTCCCGAGGACAACGACCGGGTCGCCGAGCTCTCGGCGGCCTTCGCGGACGTGGCCAACCGGCGGCGCGTCCCGTACGTCGACACGTTCACGCCCCTGGTCACGCACGAGCAGTGGCTCGCGGACCTCGCGACGAGCGGCGGCGGGTACCCGGGCCAGGCGGGTTACGGCCTCATGGCCTGGCTCGTCCTGCACACGGGCTGGCACGCGTGGCTCGGCCTGCCCGACGACGTCACGTAGGCCGGGCGTCCGGCCCGCCGAGGGCGACGCTCCCGCCCGCCGAGGGTGACCGGACCGGGCTGATGCGACGACAGCGGCCTGCGGCCGCCCCGTGCAGGGGCGACCGCAGGCCGCTGTCACGTCTCCGGGCGCAGGCCGCCCGGTGTCGTCAGCCCCGCGAGACCGTGAGGTTGCCCGAGACCGTGCTGACCGACACGTAGGCGCCGCTCGTGCCCTCGGAGTGGTCCACGGACGTGGTGCGGGACTGCGCGCTGGGGACGGGGGCGCCGTCGAGCACGACCTTGCCCGTGACCGCGCGCGCCTTGAGGTTGACCCCCGCGCCCTCGCTCAGTCGCAGCGTGACGTCGCCCGAGACGGTCTTAGCGGTCACGAGAGGTGTCGTCTCGCGGGCCTCCACGACCACGTCCCCGGTGACCGTGCTGATCGTGACCCGTCCGAGCGCGCCCTCGGCCTCGACGCGGCCCGAGGCGGTGCCGACCTTGACGTCCCCGTCGTGCGTGGTGACGGCGACGCGGCCCGCGACGGTCTTGACCGAGAGCGGACCCACGGTGTCGGTCACGGTGACCGCCCCGTCGGCAGTCGTGACCGACACGGGGGCGCGCGTCCCGCTGACGGTCGCCGCCGCACGCGCGGTCGCGATCTTGACGGGCAGGTGCGCCGGGAGCACGACCCGCAGTGTCGCGGTGTCCTTGTCCTTCAGTCCGCGCACCCGGTCCACGACGCCCTCGACGCCGTCGAAGTCGTACGCGATCTTCAGCTCGCCCGCGTGCGTGGTGACCCGCAGGGGCCGGGGGCTCACGTCGGTCACGTCGACGGTCGCGCCGGACTCGCGGCTCGGGTCGCTCACGACCTCGACCGCCCCGTTGTTCAGGCCCACGACGAGCGACGCCACGTCGGCGACCTCGATCTGCTGCGGTGCTGCGATGACCCAGGACTCGGTTCCCATGTCGTTCTCCTTCGTCGTCTGCGTGTGGTGCTGGTTCGTGTCGTGCTGGTTCGTGTCGTGCTGGTTCGTGTCGTGCGGGCAGTACCGGTCGGCCGGGCCCTCCGCCGCGGGGCCGCCGGTCACGGCAGCGTCCCCCGGACCGCCCGCCGGGCGGAGTCCAGGACCGTCCGCAGCGTCTCGAGCGTCAGCTCGGTGACCGCGCTGCTCGCGTCGGCTCGCCGGAGGTCGGCGCGGACGTCGTCGCGGAACCGCTGCACCATGGCCTCGGCCTCGACACGGCGGGCGTAGGACTCGCCGCGGCGAGGGTCCGGGGTGGCGGCGGGTCGCGGGCGGACACGCGCCTCCTGGGCCGCGGCCGCGAGCTCGGCGCGCAGCCCCTGCATCGAGCCCTCGATGTCGGCGCGCAGGGCGTGCGCCCGGGTGCGCACGGTCTGGGCGATCCCGTCCTCGAGCGCCGCGACGTCCGCCCGGCGGGCCGCGACCTCGGCCCTCCCGGCGGGCGTGAGCTCGTACGTGGACTTGCGGGCGCTGTCGCTGCGCCGCACGAGGCCCTCCCCCTCGAGCCGGGCGAGGCGCGGGTAGATGGTGCCGGCGCTGGGGCGGTAGGTCCCCCCGAAGCGGTCGCTCAGCTCGGTCATGAGCTCGTAGCCGTGCTTGGGCCCGGACTCGAGCAGCGCGAGGAGGTAGAGCCGGAGCTCTCCGTGGGCGAAGACGGAGGCCATCAGCGGTCCGCCGGTCCGTCCGCGGGCCCGCCGCCGGTCCACGTCGCCCGGCTGTCCGCCGTGCCCCACGGGGCGCCGTAGCCCGGGTACGCGTCGGTCGGGGCGTCGTCGTACGACCACGGGTGGGCGCCCGTGCCGGTGGCCTGACCGGCGGGACCGTCCCACGCGGCGGCGTCCGCGGGCTCGCCGCGCAGCACCGTGACGTTCCCCGAGACCGAGTTGACCTGGAGCTTCTTTCCCGGGGTCCCGGACGGGCCGGCCTGGCGGTAGGCGCCGCCGGGCGTGCCGCGGTGCTCGACGCCGTCGACCACGAGACGACCGCTCACGCAGCGCAGCGTGTAGTCGAGGCCGTCGGGCTCGGGGACGCGCACCAGGACGTCGGCCGAGACCGCGTTGACGTTCATCACGTCGGGCGTGGCGCTCGAGTCGAGCGTGACGTTCCCGGAGACGGTGTTGAGCTTGACGTCGGTCAGCGCCCCGGAGGCCGTGAGGTCGCCCGAGACGGAGTCCATGACGAGGGTGCCCACGTGGTCGCGGACCGTGACCTCGCCCGAGACCGTGTCGACGCGGACCGCGCCTGTCGTCTGCGTCGTCATGACCGAACCGCCGACCGTGGCGACCGAGACCTTCGCCTGGGTGCCGGCGACGAGGCCGTCGCCGCGCACGGTCGCGAGCTTGACCCGCACGTGTGCGGGCACGCCGACGTAGACGTCCGCGCGGTCCTTGCCGCGGTAGTTGCGGAACGAGTCGAGGAAGCCCTGCCAGCCGCCCGTGGGCGAGTACCCGACCGTGAGGCGGTCGCCGTCGAGACGCACCTCGAGCGGGCGCCCCTCGATCGAGTGGA
Proteins encoded:
- a CDS encoding GDSL-type esterase/lipase family protein, with product MGEPEVRICVVGDELSAGVGDAKGLGWAGRVVARTRFPGTAMIFPLAIPGETTTAMSQRWDAETTRRFDHDPEADNRLVLALGRHDLDAGLSVARSRLNLANVLDVAEHRRLPTFVVGPPPGRPEDNDRVAELSAAFADVANRRRVPYVDTFTPLVTHEQWLADLATSGGGYPGQAGYGLMAWLVLHTGWHAWLGLPDDVT
- a CDS encoding DUF4097 family beta strand repeat-containing protein, with translation MATENWTVTGPQTIDVGPVARLDANLLNGRIDVVVHDEPGVRVEVHSIEGRPLEVRLDGDRLTVGYSPTGGWQGFLDSFRNYRGKDRADVYVGVPAHVRVKLATVRGDGLVAGTQAKVSVATVGGSVMTTQTTGAVRVDTVSGEVTVRDHVGTLVMDSVSGDLTASGALTDVKLNTVSGNVTLDSSATPDVMNVNAVSADVLVRVPEPDGLDYTLRCVSGRLVVDGVEHRGTPGGAYRQAGPSGTPGKKLQVNSVSGNVTVLRGEPADAAAWDGPAGQATGTGAHPWSYDDAPTDAYPGYGAPWGTADSRATWTGGGPADGPADR
- a CDS encoding PadR family transcriptional regulator; the protein is MASVFAHGELRLYLLALLESGPKHGYELMTELSDRFGGTYRPSAGTIYPRLARLEGEGLVRRSDSARKSTYELTPAGRAEVAARRADVAALEDGIAQTVRTRAHALRADIEGSMQGLRAELAAAAQEARVRPRPAATPDPRRGESYARRVEAEAMVQRFRDDVRADLRRADASSAVTELTLETLRTVLDSARRAVRGTLP
- a CDS encoding DUF4097 family beta strand repeat-containing protein: MTGGPAAEGPADRYCPHDTNQHDTNQHDTNQHHTQTTKENDMGTESWVIAAPQQIEVADVASLVVGLNNGAVEVVSDPSRESGATVDVTDVSPRPLRVTTHAGELKIAYDFDGVEGVVDRVRGLKDKDTATLRVVLPAHLPVKIATARAAATVSGTRAPVSVTTADGAVTVTDTVGPLSVKTVAGRVAVTTHDGDVKVGTASGRVEAEGALGRVTISTVTGDVVVEARETTPLVTAKTVSGDVTLRLSEGAGVNLKARAVTGKVVLDGAPVPSAQSRTTSVDHSEGTSGAYVSVSTVSGNLTVSRG